GGTTCAAGTGACCATCGGATTTGGAGGGAGAATGATGACTGAGGAATGCCCTCTGGCCATCACGGTTTTGATTCTACAGAACATCGTGGGTCTGATCATCAATGCGGTCATGTTGGGCTGCATCTTCATGAAAACGGCTCAAGCCcacagaagggcagagactcTGATTTTCAGCCGCCATGCTGTGATCGCGGTCCGCAATGGCAAGCTGTGCTTCATGTTCCGGGTGGGTGACCTGAGGAAGAGCATGATCATCAGTGCCTCAGTGCGCATCCAGGTAGTCAAGAAAACGACGACGCCGGAAGGGGAGGTGGTCCCTATTCACCAGCTGGACATCCCGGTGGACAATCCCATTGAGAGCAATAACATCTTCCTAGTGGCGCCTCTGATCATCTGCCATGTGATTGACAAGCGCAGCCCCCTGTATGATATCTCGGCAACTGACCTTGTCAATCAAGACTTGGAGGTCATAGTGATTCTGGAGGGTGTGGTGGAAACCACTGGCATCACCACACAAGCGCGGACCTCCTACATTGCTGAGGAGATCCAGTGGGGACACCGCTTCGTGTCGATTGTGACCGAGGAGGAGGGAGTTTACTCTGTGGACTATTCCAAATTTGGTAATACTGTGAAGGTGGCGGCCCCAAGATGCAGTGCCCGGGAGCTGGATGAGAAGCCTTCTATCCTGATTCAGACCCTCCAAAAGAGTGAACTGTCACACCAGAATTCTCTGAGGAAGCGCAACTCCATGAGAAGGAACAACTCCATGAGGAGAAGCAACTCCATCCGAAGGAATAACTCTTCCCTCATGGTGCCTAAGGTGCAGTTCATGACTCCAGAAGGAAACCAGTGCCCATCGGAATCATGACTGCAGGATGACACTGAGGCAGTCACTCTGAGTTCTGATGACTGATTGACAGCCCTGAGTAAGTTGCTCTATGACTGACAGCCTTAAGACAGTCGCTCTGAGTTCTGATGACTGGCATCCCTGGGACAGTCATTCATAGAGTCCTGATGACTGGCATCCCTGGGACAGTCATTCATAGAGCCCTGATGACTGGCATCCCTGGGACAGTCGTTCATAGAGTCCTGATGGCTGACAGACCTGGGGCAGTTAGTCATTCATAGAGTCCTGATGGCTGACAGACCTGAGACAGTTAGTCATTCATAGAGTTCTGATGGCTGACAGACCTGAGACAGTTACTCTTTGAGTTCTGATGACTAAATATTGGGTTGGCCACCAAGACAAGGCTGGAACACAGTATTCATATTTTGGTGCACTGAAAAATGttcatattcaagaaataaaacttCCTTTGTTAATAATAACACACAAAGACTCATGGCTCACACTTGTGTCACACACAGGATGTCCCTGTGACATGCTAAAGTATAGGAAATAGAAGATATTCATGTCTCTCATTTTGAAACACAATTTAGGTCTATCTGAAACTTGTAATTGGTGagatcactggctgttctgcTTTTGTTGCTCATTTACTACTGCAGAGAAAATAGGAAGGGCAATCTCCAATCACATTAAACAGCAACCTTGTTCTTTCCTCATGATACTGTGTGTGCTTGAAAGCATAAAGCAATCCTCTTAGGTCCTTCTGTTTTGAAGCAGCGTTTGATAACTCACTAATCCTATATATTGACTTCTTGAGTCCGCAGAAAAGCTGGGTCTTAGCTCTTGTACAAGTGATTTCTCAGTTTTCCACTTTTAAGCGCTCTTTTGCCAAGAAAAGCTGTATTGAATACTCtattaaaacatttcctttataCTCGCTGTGTGGTTTTGTGAGTCCTCTTACACAAAATCATATCAAATTAACACCACCCCCAAAGACATTTTTAGAGGTGTGTAGTCACGTAGTAGCAACCCTGCCTTCTAAGAGTCCATTCTCAGACCTGTGGCCAAAGAGaattgcaagtttttttttttccctttggggtTTATTTGACTTTTGGTTTGGCAATGTTCTTTTGATATTTCTTTCTGAGTGTGAGATGTCATGGAAACCTGAGCTCTTTAATTCTGAATCTCCTACCTCTTGTcttaaaactgtattttcttcCCAGCAGTCTCTGTAGTCAGTCAGCTGGCCTGCATGGATGAGCATTATATCACTTGGCTGAAATGAGATCTTCTACCAAAGTACGCTTGAACCACATGGGTCAAAATGAATATGTTAAAAAGATTCTAATCTTACATGACTCACTGCTCTACCAGTTGAATAGCAACTGTTGGGTTAAGCAAATTATTCATAAAAATGTTCAGACTTGGAACTCTAGAGTCACAGATCAAATAGGTACTTGAAGCTCTGCTTGCCTGTTTAATAAAATACTCAAACTCTTGTGTCTTTAGAAATCACTGCTTCTTTCAGGTGTAGGGGTATAGCTCAGGTGATAGAGTACTCACCCAGCAAGGACAAcgccctgggtttggttcccagtacctcaCAGcgtaaaccaggtatggtggtgcagcACCTGTAATCCTATCcttggaggttgaggcagaaggatcataagttcaagtcattctcagctacatatcaagtctgaggccaacctggacaacacaaaaaatgaaaaaagttaataacaatccccccatacacacactcacactgattCATTCCCAGTCAAAAAACCCATTCCTCTCTCTAGTCTTTAGTCATTCAGACCAACACCTGGAGATCATACTCGATGGCTTTTCCTGTGCCATCCACTAGCAAATACACACATTGACTATATATCCAGAGTATAAGTGTCTCTTTCTAcacctccttccttctccacTAAGGCTCCACAGGTGTTCATGATGTAGGTCTGCCAATTATTGAACTATTAAGACATTTCCTTAGAAATCACTGGAGAAAAACTGTCTTCAAAAAACAGTCTAACAGCAATTGCAACTCTGCAGCCATTCTTGGAAAGGTTTGTTACCTTGGTATCCCAAGGCAGCTAATCAAACCCAACAAACTGCTCCCACGTTGGCCACAGGATCATGTAGTGTTGCCTCCTCTTCAGGAAAAGTGCAATGTTCCTGAAAGGTCAACCGTGCAGGGCAGGAAGTGCTGGACACAGTCAGTGAGGGTGTGATGTAGGGTTTCTGAGTCCATGTGATGCAGAATGTCCTAGAACCAGAACATAGGCAGTTCTTCTGGCCACTTGCCATTGGTGGATACCAAGGACCTGATGAACATCACAGTGTTGGGGTAGTCAATGGAAAGTCATGACTTAGAATGTTATGCTATTTGGCTAATGACAGCCACAAATGATAACAAAACAACCTGTAAAAATCTGAAAACCTTTTAGAACTGGCAAGATCCCATGACCTATTTTTGCTAAACAGTATTCACAGCATTAGTAATTTAAAGAACaatagctttttttaaaatagacAACAAGAAGGTCATAGACTGtggcatgaggacctgggtttaatcccccAGAAATCATATTTAAAAGTCTCACATGGTAACACTCTCTTGTAATCCCAGAGTGCTGGAGGTAGAGCAGACAGATGccagactcactggccagcctgcctAACATActtggtgagctctgggtcagTGAGAGGCCTTTGACTCCGGAACAAGGTGGATCGTGCCTTAGGAACCAGGCACAGTCAAGGGTGTCCTCTAGACCCCATGTGCATGGGAAAGCCtgcttgtgcacacatgtgcacacacatgcatgcaagtgtacatgaatgtacacactgttttttctctttctgtatgtgtatataccttaatacacacacaaacacacacactgttttttctctcttcatgtatacacacacacacacacacacacacacacacacacacacacacacatatatatatatattatatatatatatataattttacttctATATTAAGTTTAGATACTAGTTTATCTTCAATGTTAGGAGTTTTTCTTTCCACTCAAGGTTTCATCCAGCAGCCATATTTTTTGAGGTCCTAAATCATGTTATACTACACCTCTTCTTAAAAGCCTCCGATGTCTTTCTATTTTCCtcaagatgaaaatgaaattccTTCCCAAGATACATAAACTACTACATGAAATCATGACCACTTTCAATTAATTGGCTTCTCTGTTACTTGGAGAGGGcattgttttttgtgtttggttggttggttgattggttgattggtttctgtagtgtggtgtgtgtgtgagagagatggtgtgtctgtctgtctgtctgtctgtttgttttacaAACTCTTACTTTGTAGCTTATGCTGACCTGGCattcactatgtagcacaggctggccttagactcacagcaATTCTCTCTACCTGTGCAGTTCCCAGAGAGGCCAGGGGAGgtcttcagatcccctggaactggagttacagatggttgagagacCTTAATTTgcgtgctaggaactgaacccaggttctctacaGGATCAGCCAGTGCTGtctactgctgagccaactctccagctcctggaaCAATCATTTAGTAAGTAAGGAAAACAGCAAGTACTTAAACAACACTTGTGCCACTTAAATAACAGAAATCGTGTGGTTGTTCACTATGAAGTTCTCTTGTGTCTGGATTCCTTTTGGAAATcataaaaacaatcatatttctTTTGGGAAAACTTCCTCTGTCTAACCTTTTGTTACAGAAAATCTCAACAGTGCAAAACACAACAGTGTAAGTATTACTATAGTGAATCCTACACACTTGTCACTTGCCTCACAAATGGCGTATCCATGGCTATTTTTCATCTGTCACCCCTCCCCTGCTGTAGGGGCTTGGATATGAAACTCCACtatgggctcatgtgtttgaacacgtGGTCCCTAGCTGGGGTTGGGAGGTTGTGGAgcctttagaacagtggttctaaACCACTGTagatcatgacccctttggggatggAACGACTCCTCCATATGGTTcatgtatcagatatcctgcataccagatatttatattatgattcataacagtagtaaaactACATTTATGAaggagcaacaaaaataactttatggttggatTCACCATAATATAAGGAACTgcactaaagggtcacagcattaggaaggttgagaaccactacttaAGAAGGCAGGGCCTATAGGAGGAAGTAAGTCCCTAGAagctgtagcacaaataataaaaaaacccagagacagatattggggttcaagctgaagatcagaaaagcaaagcagccaagccaccagagagttctcacctctaccaatgctcagactgaaggggagaaccactgaacctcagattgcatctccagattgcactgctctccaccaagtctCAGATTCCTAGATGGCCCtgctctcctcagcgtggctggggACTAATTACCCCATGagaccctttgtttctttcttatttccatctctagtgctgggattaaacgcgtgagctctgtttctcttttagactgattcactcttgtatagacctgggtggctttgaactcagagagatccatctgcctctgtctcctgagtcctgggattaaaggtgagtgccacactgcccagcttctatggctaacttgtggggctgactttgcattctgatccccaggcaagctttattaaatcataaacaatacatcaccacaaGAAGCCAGTCTTGAGGTTTGATAGACCcttcccacttcctgtctgctgtcTGCTTCCTAACTGTGGATGCACTGTGACCAGCCATGTTACGTGGCTACTGCCATGCCTTCCTAACCACGATGGATCATATCCAGTTGATTATGTGTATGcccatgagtgcagtgcccacaggcTAGATCTGGGTATCAGACCTCCTGGCGCTGGAGCTCTAGGCATCTgagaactgccatgtgggtgctgaactCCGGGAGTGACACATTGCTCCTATCActgagctgtctgtctgtctaagtGGCATTTTCCTGACCCAAGAATTGGAAATAGCTTATTGGCTTTTGTTCAAAGTCCTTTAATTCAAAATCAGGCACATGGCCACTGGGACAGCAGATGAGGAATTTCAAGTCTATAGCTGAATGGTCAAGTTCCCAGAAAAGCAAAAACTGTAGCTAGGAATGGGGGTCTGGGAGGAGAGGGCAACTGTTACCCTGCTGTCACCACATATTTAAGGCAAACATGGTGATAAAAAGTCTGAAGACGAGTACTGTGGGAGAGATTTAGATGATTTCACAAAGTTACAATGAAATGACCATAAGGAGAAGTCCACATAAGGAAAAGATGGGGGAGTTTTGGTGAGAGATTTGAAAGGAAACACACTAGTATGGTTTGGTAAAAGTAGAGAATTTTAGCCTCAGTAGCTTACAGGTCTATGTGAGATGCTAAATACAGATGCAATAGTTGATGAACTTTAAGAGCTGTTAGGTGTTGGGTATGAAGATGGAAAATGGACACAGGAAGCCACATTAAAGTTCAACTGGAAAAGCCTTGGCTGTCATTCCTGAAAACGTTGGTCTTTCTCCAGTGGTAGATGTCAAATAGTTGAAgccttttgagaactctgttggCCTGTGTGGCATTTTTAACTGAGGTAGACTGTGACTTTAGTTTTGCATATGACTGTCTCATTCTTTGCCTTATCAATACGCACTGAAGCAACCAGTAGTATGAAGGTATTTAGcctcagtgtatgtgtgtgtgtgtgtgtgtgtgtgtgtgtacatgtttgtatatgaAGATGTGTGCACATGGTGGGTGTGCACAGGTGCAAATATACACGCGGTACCAGAGATTGATATCGGGTCATTTAGTcctcactattttatttttgagacaaggtctctcactgtcctggagctcgTCATTGCAGCTTCGGTGGATGACCCAGGGATTTGCCTGTCCCTGTTACCATGCCACTGGTGTTACAGAAACATGAGGCAGTGCTAGCTTTTTATGAGGATTCTGAGGTCCAGATTTAGCTCtgcatgcttgcacagtaagcacttGGCCCACTGAGCCGTGTCCCCAGTGCTGAGCAATAGCTTTTAAGTTATTAAAATCAACTGGGCTCCATGCAATAGTTTTATCTCAGTTACCACTGAGAGCATCAGAGGGGTGTAGGTATGGCTTAGAGTATGGTCAGCAAAGTCGCCAGGGGGACAGAGCCACTTGGAAAGGGGCCTAATGAAGAGGTGAAGCCATCTAAAGCAGAACTGGCTCCAATAGCGTGTCTTGACCTGACATTAAAAGCTGATTAAGATTTTTCATGAACGTGAACTTGAGTCTATGCAGTAAATTAGCACAGGGTGTAATTGGAGTCACATCCTCTCAAGGTCTATGGGGAATTCCCACCACATTTGATGAGAATCGTGTAGAAAGATCCTGGGAACAACGCGGCCCCAAGCTTCCCCTTGGGCTGCCTGTAGGATTTGTTGTGGTTTCTTTCACGCACTGCTCCTTGGAGACAAATTTCTGTTCTTTCCCTACCTTCTTCACcctgaaaataatgaaaagatgggcatgggggagggggagaagtcCCAGGAGATGCAGaaatctttttcattctttcttctttatttgtgATTAGTTTATTTATCAAAGAGgaaatttctttctctctatgaACGGCAAATCACAAAGAGCATCAACGTGAGGGAGGAAGTGTTCGCTGTGTTTACTGATGACAATGTCATCTCTGAAGGTCATTTCCTTGGGCCACTGGGGAACTCTAAGTTCTGAGTCACTCTGTCAGACCAAGGCCAAGGGTACTTAGAAACGTCCATGGATGGAGGATACACGGGTTTCATCCAGAAAGGGCCTTGTGCTAAGTGGTGAAGAATAGTTAGGAATTGTTGACCAGAACTATGAGgctgggagaaaagaaagcaggaaaacaTAATGGCTTTGAGGGTAGGCAGTGTGGTGTTTTCTCTTCCAGGGATCAGCATGTCATGGTTCCAACACATACCATCGTCCTGTGCCTGCTAAGTAACCAGGGgtgggttgggattttgattttgACATGGGAGTTCTTTCTACAGTTCTAGAATATGatccaagtttttgtttgtttgtatttgtttctgtttttctgtcccagagtttccatttttctggtagaACTGTCAtgtctctcagctccttcttagaaaaaaaaaaacaaacacacctgGTTGTTATTTTCTGCTCAATCAATGCTCAGTGTCAGAAACAGAAGATATTACATATATCTCACTAAAAGGATAAAgagacacacaaaacaaaaatctccccTTATGCAAAATCTCATTTCCATCTCCCCTTGTAAGGTTTTACACATAGCAATTCTGAAGACAGGCTACTATCAGGGCAAGTAGAGTTGGTAGATAACATATCTCTGAAGCAAAGATTTGGGAATTACGTTTAATAGGTATTTTATCTCTGGTCTAGAGAACAGTGTATTGAATTTGCCACATACTAAGAATCTGATTGGGGCCTGAAGAGATAGCTCTGTGCTTAATGGcatttactgcttttgcagaggacctgagttcaactctcagcactcacatggcagctctcaaccatCTTCGACCCCAGTTGCAAGGGATTTgacgccccacccccaccctggcctCCTTGGtcactgcacacatgtagtgtatttacacaaaggaagaaacataAGCATCAAATAAAATAGTTCAATCTCAAATGGCTGTTCCTTAGTTGTAGTTCCCTTGTTTACCTCCTGAACTCCAGACCaagatttgtgtatgtgtttttctgtGCTTTGTCTCTGCTGGGAAATACTACCACATTTACTGTGAGGTTCTCTATCACCTACTTTCATTGTTGGCATCCCCCACTGTTTCTTCCAAACGCAGAGTATATCCTCTTAAGAGCAAACAGCAAAAGCATGCAAGAGATCCTATCTACCTAGATGGTAGCTTTGCCTGAAATGGAAATTTTTTAAGTGCAATTGTGTTCCAggtttaaataataataataatattcaatGCCTACTTCAAACTAgagctagagagctggctcagtggctaagagttcttagtgctctttcagaggactggagttcagtccccagcacccatgctgggtgaCAATTGCCTGTACCTTAATTTTGCTCCAGGAAATTTAACGTTCTCAGCTGGTTTCCATGGGTATCTGCATGCACTTGTTCATACtcatagagagacacacagatacatggctttgtttgtttgtttttaagtataccaacaatttgaaaacaaattatgaataaatgtgataaaattttaaaagatttaaaaaacccACTGAATACAACTTCCATTGCAATGCTCCCTCCGCCAGCACCCTTGGCTTTTCTCTGCATCACTCTTGGTGGCCCAAAGTTATTTAAGGCTCGGAGCCACAGGTGTCCTAgacttatagtaggaaattaccaatacggagtcaggtagaaatataagggtatttaatagggaaaagccttacttacagagcgaaccagccagccggtggtagtctgtacagcaagaagcaaagagaaaccgaaaccgaaaacgcagtccccctactcactctgaccacgccctcacaagccctcaggtactcttgtagccagcccctaagaaggcgtggctacagcttcccctacatagaCTCTGTAGGCCCAAGATTCCCCAGTGTCAACCACTGCCTGAGCTTAAAAGAACACCAGGTGCCAAGACTTTGACAGCCCTGTGTCAGTGTTTGTCCCTGCCATCTGTCTCTGAACAGGGTATTTCCTGACCTTTGCTACCATCAATTATCTCATCACTCCACGTCTATTGGGTGAATCTGGGAAACAGGACTCAGCCAGCTCAGATTTCTTTTCCCAGCAACTCCTTttatctcccttttctttccaggCATTCCCCAGGATTCTTTTCctactaaaaaaataataataacaacaaagcGATGCTGCAGGAAATTAGTTCTGGTTGGAATTTTTGGACTGTTACAGAAGCAAGGCAGTCAGCTAAAGGCAATGCTTGCCCTGCAAGTGAGGGGTTCTACTTAGACTCACTCACAGTTTCTGATTCAATCACTTCAAATTGCCTAATGATGCACCTAAGTGGAAAGAGGACTTTGGAGAACGGGGTTGACAGCTTCTCCTTTAATTTTGTTGCCTGCATTAAATTACTCAGTGTTGAGACATTGGTGTTTTCTGAAAACGAAGGCACTGCACCTGGTGAGAAAGTGGGACTTCCGGAGCTGACTCGGTTGTCAGCACTAGTGGCGGAAGGCAGGGTCCAGCGTCCATGGTCTTGTGTGGGCACCGTCATTATCATAGGAACCTATGGATGATCTAGAACAAATTCTCGGCTCTTCCTTATCATTGGACTCTTGCTGCCTTATCTGTTAAAGAGCccttcttttctgccttttggCTACTGTAACTGTAGGGGCATCACCTGTTGCTATCACTAAAATAGCAACTAAGGTTACAGTATAAGATGCATTGAGCAATTACTATGGTATAGACATTGTAGTGAAGACAAAATTATTACTCTCTGATCTTAGGACCATGTGCATTCTAGGAAAGAGCTGTGATTCTAAGCCACACACCTGCTttgaataaatctttaatatgTTTGTACATGGACACATAGTCATGTGCTAATAAAGGACAGGGAAACACTCAATGCGTTGTCGGCTACTTTCACAGCTGTGATCACGTAAACCTTCATGGTGAAGCCAGGCACTTACTATATATAACCCTTAATGCAAAAGAGACATGGTCAACCCAGCCGGGTGTGGCCACAGCAGAGCTCAGTACTGTCAGTTGCTCAGCTTGTCCCTCTGAGTTGAAATATTTCTtcttggaggaagaagagaacccCATAAGACTCAAGAAGTTAAAGAAACTTAGAAAGCTAGAGGAGTCCGAGTTACAAGATCCACAAAGACCCTTCCCATGGTGCTGCAAGTTGTAAACTGTTGCCAAGGAGACGTGTCAGTGGTGTTGGCTGCACTAGGGTCCATATTGAGTCTTTGCCCACGTTGAAGTGAGCTTTTCTGcctcccatgctcctgtaagtcacccctcccccatgctccagaAAATAACACCCCCTCATATTCCAGTAAGTAATCCCAATAAAGTGATTGGTTCACCAAACTAGACTTGGGTGGGATCCTTCCATTGTTCTGTTGTTAATaccctatctggggtgaatggTCACTTATTCATGTCTCCCTAGGAGACGCCACACATTATCTTACAGAAAACTGTAGAATCTGCATGTAGAAGGAGTGCAGGCTAACATAATGACAACAAGATGGAGTAGCAGACGCATAAACTAGACAGACAGGTGCTTGGTAACATACCCTGCACGCTCTGTATTGTTAGATGACACAATCAACTTGCTCACACTAGCATCGCCACAAACACATGAGCAATGCACTTGTGTGTTTCATTAAGACATCTAAAATGACTGCAACATGTCACTAGGCAACAAGAATTATCAACTCTCTCATAATCTCCTGGGACCAACACTGTATATATGGCttaatgtcaaaaaaaaaaagtcatcacaGGGCGCATGACTGTGTCTTGCAAGTCTGGAGGACAGCAACAAAGAGATTAAAATAGAATCAAGATATATGGTGTATCCAGACCACTGGGGAATTATAAAGAGGTAGTGATGAGTTTACAATCCAGTTAAAGTGGCTGGATAGATGATTCAgaagttaagggcacttgctgtacttccagaggacccaggttcaattcccagaacccacctgacAGCTTAcaaccctgtaactccagttccataggatgtgtcttaaggtttctattgctgtgaagagacaccctgaccacagcaactcttacaaagaaactCTTTCTTTGTGGCGGGTGGCTTAGAGttctgaggttcagtccattattacaTGGTAGGCCATGGCAgagtagacatggtgctggagagggagttgctacatcctccaacaagaccacacctgctccaacatgACCACatctcctgatagtgccactccctttgggggccattttctttcaaaccaccacaggatgAAACTTCCCTTTTTGGCCTCCATCAGCAGTTCACACAAACAGTGTGCAtacaagcatgcaggcaaacatccatatacataaaagaattttttaaataaaatccatTTAAGGTCAGGAAAAGATAAATTATCCCAAAACAGTAGAAATGgcacaaatgaaagaaaccacATCACAAGAGACGGGAGACACATCTTGGAAATGAATACTGAAAGTGTGTAGCAGTAGTCAAGCATTTGAATACAGTTTGGTACTTTGTTAAATTGAGCTGTGGCGGGCAGTTTCTTCCTTGACTCTTACTCAAGTCCTCCTTGCATGGCCATTCCCAGATTCCTGTTAGATCCAATGGATCTACATATATGGAGCCActtattttcttctaaaagtagAAAGtggaaattattttgatttttacaaagaaTGATATAGTTTATATTGTCTGCTTCTTGCAACTATTTGGCCAGCACAGTGAACTAAATCCCGTGACTAGTTAGCCATAGCAACACTAATAGCCCATGAGCCTTAAATCCAATAGGACAGGAATCCATTAGGAAATCCTTAACATTACTTCTTGTGGTATTTTGCCTTTTAGTTTGTCTTATCAGAGATGCAGAGTCAACTGCATTTTCTTGGTACAGTAATTTTATGCAaaggcaaattaataaaaaaaactacTTCTAAGGAAAATTATGGTCTAACTAAGGggtaaagaaacattaaaaatagcaAATCAGAACCTAACATGTATAACAAGTAATACGCAGATGAAAGATGGCATGAGATGCTTTAGCGGACAGAGAAATAATGGCTTGGTGGTGTTAAGGAAAGGTCTTTtggtacactgtgaagatgtgtctttgccaaggtgccttctggtTGGTTTGGTAAAGGGTCGACTGGACAATAGCTGGGTGGGAGGAGGCTGGGCGGCGGGAGAGCCAGACTGAGAGAcactgggaggaggggatgggCAGAGTAGCAGAGTCTAGGGAGTAGCCAACCAGAGGCTGGCAAAGCAGGAGATAAACACGCCTT
This is a stretch of genomic DNA from Cricetulus griseus strain 17A/GY chromosome 8, alternate assembly CriGri-PICRH-1.0, whole genome shotgun sequence. It encodes these proteins:
- the Kcnj8 gene encoding ATP-sensitive inward rectifier potassium channel 8; amino-acid sequence: MLARKSIIPEEYVLARIAAENLRKPRIRDRLPKARFIAKSGACNLAHKNIREQGRFLQDIFTTLVDLKWRHTLVIFTMSFLCSWLLFAIMWWLVAFAHGDIYAYMEKSAMEKSGLESTVCVTNVRSFTSAFLFSIEVQVTIGFGGRMMTEECPLAITVLILQNIVGLIINAVMLGCIFMKTAQAHRRAETLIFSRHAVIAVRNGKLCFMFRVGDLRKSMIISASVRIQVVKKTTTPEGEVVPIHQLDIPVDNPIESNNIFLVAPLIICHVIDKRSPLYDISATDLVNQDLEVIVILEGVVETTGITTQARTSYIAEEIQWGHRFVSIVTEEEGVYSVDYSKFGNTVKVAAPRCSARELDEKPSILIQTLQKSELSHQNSLRKRNSMRRNNSMRRSNSIRRNNSSLMVPKVQFMTPEGNQCPSES